ATCACATCCTGAGCCGGATCAACGAAGGCTTTGACAAAGCTGATTTCATCACCCATATTCAGTTGAATGGCGCGTTCTGCTTCCACTTGGTAGGCTTTCACCTTGACGGCTACGATCTTGCCTTTCTCATCGACGGGTACGGTATCATTCACCTCCTGAACCATCGTCTTATAGACCAGCCGTGCCGCCTTATCGATCACTCGCCCGTAAGCTAGGCTGTAGTAATCGTCCGTGTCACCCGTCGCCATGTGGTCATCGTTCCAGTAGTAACCCGCATAGCCTGGGAACTGACGCAAGGTGATATAGCCTGAGGAGTTTAGTGTATTGATAAAATCCCCGAACTCCTCCACCGTCGAGCCGTTGGTAAGGCTACCTTCTGATGTCAGCACCTCACCCGAACGAACCCGGCCAATGTTCTGATGCACGGGCGTAGCCGCGATCCGACCCATCAGTAAACCCATTGCCGCATAACGACCTTCGCCCGTCGAGCCGACACATACCCCAACCCGGTTAAAGGTGTGCGTCTTTAGATCACGAAGCCCAGTCAGGCTGAAGGTTAGATTCTTCCCATCCAGCACGATTCGCAAAGGCATATGCCGACTAGCAAAATCAACGGCCAGCGCCTGAGCCTCATCCATCGCATTGAGAATATCCGCATCCAGACAGTTGAGAATCGTTGGGGGTGTGGTTGTGTTGTCGGCTGAAGATACAAACCGGGATACACCCAGCACATTGATTCGCCCCTGAGCACCATTGAGCATACCCGCCACAGCCCCATTGGTAAACAGGGTAGCCGTGGCCGTCGCTGGCGTCACCAGCATAAACCAAAGCTCCGCCCCCCGGCCCGCTTCGGTGTAAAAGTCGATAATCTGTTGACGGGCAAAGACCGCATACGGATCGGTTGATCCCAAGATAGCGTCCAGATTATCGGGGTTGAATAATTGACGGGGTGTATTGACCGCCAGCGGCTGAGCCGATCCCGAACAGATCAACCCAACCACCCGATCTTCCGTCTGAGCGACCAGCCCCAACCCGCCATTCTGGTACGCTACGTTAACACCTGGTAAAGGCATAGCAAAGATTGTTTAAAAGCCCGTTAGCTACCGTCAGAGTAGCCAACGGGCTTGGTTATACGTTACGATAGGTACGACTTACGATACCCAGGTTTCAATAATCTGAACGATGCCTTTACCATCATTGCGACGGGCGCGACCGCCCATCATCAGCAGGAACGAATAGATGTCCGCGTAGTAAAGCGGGTTATCTTGCTGACCAAACATTTTGACCGTTCCCATTGCCCGTTCAACTGCTACAGGGTGCCAGCACAGAGCCACCGAGTTGTCGGTAGCCGCCGTAGCTGCCGATGGCGCTTTGGCTACGTTGGTTGTTTTGTCAGCCGCCAGGGTAGAGGACCGCATCATGATCTTAAAGCCATACACCTCCCCAACAACCCCTTTGGCGATGTCAGCGTAGGTGGTGAAGTTGACCGCCAAATCTTTATCGGCCAGCAGTTGCGCCAGAAAGTCAGGAGGCAGAACAGCTACCCGACCAGCCTGGGGTACATCCTGCTTATCCATCAGGGTTTTAGCACTGAGCAGATCCGCCTTGGTGAACAGCTTGCGGGTTCCGGTAGCCCCCGCAGCCGTAGCCGAAGCCGCAGTACCCGTCGTAAAGACATTGGTCGTACAGTTGACCGCCCATTTATAGAGCATGTTCTTAGCCGCCTTGTCTTTGATGTTCGAGGTATCCTCTGCCATGACGGAAGCCCGTTTGTCGTACGACAACTGAATCGTATCGATGTTGGGGATCGAGATCGGATCAGAGGTGTACTCATCGAGCGTATAGTTTACGTCGATGTCGGTACGAGTACTCACCGTTGCGGGTAAGACCGAACGGTTAACCGACACGTTCGATGGGGCATTGGCGTTGGGGATGTGAACCGCCCGACCGCCGACAACGTACTGATCGGCATTGGTCGAAAAAAGCATAAACTCATTGGAGGCATAGAAGTTACCCACAATGTCGCCATGCCAGATTTCTGGTTGTAAAGCCATTGGATTGAAAAATTATGTGTGGTGTGGTGAAAGGGTACGCGTACTCTAAACTTTAATGCCAGGGCCGGACCATTCCCGGCCCTGGTTCAGCCGCATCAGCGCGATACGAGGGATTGATTTTATATCGCTACCTTGTCGGGCTTAACGCCAAACTTGGCCTCAAAAAGCAGATTAAATGACTCTTTGTCCGACTGAGCCAGCTTCAGCAGAGTACCCGCTTTGTCCAGTTCATCGTACTTTTTAACCCGGTCTTCAGTCGATAAATTGACTACAGTAGCCGACGACGACAAAGCCTGTTGACCTGTAGCCAGCGTTATCAGGCTTTGGGGTTTGGGGATAGCGGCCAGGGCTGTTTTAGCCGACTCATGATCGACAGCAAACAACTTCAGGTACGTATCTTTCGCCGTGGCTGGAATCCGCTTTTCATCAACAGCCTGATCGACTAA
This window of the Spirosoma aerolatum genome carries:
- a CDS encoding DUF2586 family protein, whose product is MPLPGVNVAYQNGGLGLVAQTEDRVVGLICSGSAQPLAVNTPRQLFNPDNLDAILGSTDPYAVFARQQIIDFYTEAGRGAELWFMLVTPATATATLFTNGAVAGMLNGAQGRINVLGVSRFVSSADNTTTPPTILNCLDADILNAMDEAQALAVDFASRHMPLRIVLDGKNLTFSLTGLRDLKTHTFNRVGVCVGSTGEGRYAAMGLLMGRIAATPVHQNIGRVRSGEVLTSEGSLTNGSTVEEFGDFINTLNSSGYITLRQFPGYAGYYWNDDHMATGDTDDYYSLAYGRVIDKAARLVYKTMVQEVNDTVPVDEKGKIVAVKVKAYQVEAERAIQLNMGDEISFVKAFVDPAQDVIATSKIVLDLRITPMGTSRILEVKIGLYNPNAA
- a CDS encoding phage capsid protein, whose amino-acid sequence is MALQPEIWHGDIVGNFYASNEFMLFSTNADQYVVGGRAVHIPNANAPSNVSVNRSVLPATVSTRTDIDVNYTLDEYTSDPISIPNIDTIQLSYDKRASVMAEDTSNIKDKAAKNMLYKWAVNCTTNVFTTGTAASATAAGATGTRKLFTKADLLSAKTLMDKQDVPQAGRVAVLPPDFLAQLLADKDLAVNFTTYADIAKGVVGEVYGFKIMMRSSTLAADKTTNVAKAPSAATAATDNSVALCWHPVAVERAMGTVKMFGQQDNPLYYADIYSFLLMMGGRARRNDGKGIVQIIETWVS